The following proteins are encoded in a genomic region of Comamonas resistens:
- the maiA gene encoding maleylacetoacetate isomerase: protein MKLYTYFRSSASYRVRIALQLKGLSYESVPVHLVRGEQKASAYADHVGDALVPSMELDDGHRLTQSMAIIEYLDETHAQIPLLPSDALGRAHVRALAQMVACEIHPLNNLRVLKYLVRDLGVSDEAKTGWYAHWARLGLEAFERQLVLLEAERKADGLPPSTFCWGDTPTLADCCLIPQVFNAQRFNVNLEGLPRLTAVVERCNTLPAFQAAHPSACPDAE from the coding sequence ATGAAGCTCTACACTTATTTCCGTTCCTCGGCCTCGTATCGTGTGCGCATTGCGCTGCAGCTCAAGGGTCTGAGTTATGAGTCCGTGCCCGTACATCTGGTGCGTGGCGAGCAAAAAGCTTCGGCCTATGCCGATCATGTGGGCGATGCGCTGGTGCCATCCATGGAGCTTGACGACGGGCACAGGCTCACGCAATCCATGGCCATCATCGAATATCTCGACGAGACCCATGCCCAGATACCCTTGCTGCCTTCGGATGCACTGGGCCGAGCCCATGTGAGGGCACTGGCGCAGATGGTGGCTTGCGAAATCCACCCTTTGAACAATCTGCGCGTGCTCAAGTATCTGGTCAGGGATCTGGGTGTCTCCGACGAGGCCAAGACGGGCTGGTATGCGCATTGGGCGCGCCTGGGTCTGGAGGCTTTCGAGCGCCAGTTGGTACTGCTAGAGGCTGAGCGTAAGGCCGATGGTCTGCCGCCATCCACCTTCTGCTGGGGCGATACACCCACGCTGGCCGACTGCTGCCTGATTCCACAGGTCTTCAATGCACAGCGTTTCAATGTGAACCTGGAGGGGCTGCCGCGGCTGACGGCCGTGGTGGAGCGCTGCAATACGCTGCCAGCGTTCCAGGCTGCTCACCCGTCAGCTTGCCCAGATGCTGAGTGA
- a CDS encoding fumarylacetoacetate hydrolase family protein yields the protein MSYVFTPPAVASLPVVGRGERFPIHRIYCVGRNYEDHAKEMGFTGREPPFFFLKPADTALPVEAGSTAQMSYPTLTQNLHHEIELVVAIGKAGKNIKAADALQYIYGYAVGLDMTRRDLQNDMKKQGRPWCIGKGFEQSAPVGPVTPVDQAGDIGNAEISLQVNGTERQRSHISKLIWNIAETIEHLSAAWELQPGDLIMTGTPEGVAAVVKGDMLEGTVTGLAPIKVQIA from the coding sequence ATGAGCTACGTGTTCACTCCCCCTGCTGTTGCCAGCCTCCCCGTTGTGGGCCGTGGCGAGCGTTTTCCGATCCACCGCATTTACTGCGTGGGCCGCAACTATGAGGATCATGCCAAGGAGATGGGCTTCACCGGCCGCGAACCGCCTTTTTTCTTCCTCAAGCCCGCCGACACGGCCCTGCCGGTTGAAGCCGGCAGCACGGCCCAAATGAGCTACCCCACGCTGACGCAGAACCTGCACCATGAGATCGAGCTCGTGGTTGCCATCGGCAAGGCCGGCAAGAACATCAAGGCGGCAGACGCGCTGCAATACATCTACGGCTATGCCGTGGGCCTGGACATGACCCGTCGCGACCTGCAAAACGATATGAAGAAGCAAGGCCGCCCATGGTGTATTGGCAAAGGCTTCGAGCAATCCGCCCCCGTTGGTCCCGTCACTCCAGTTGATCAGGCAGGCGATATTGGCAATGCCGAGATTTCTCTGCAAGTCAATGGCACGGAGCGCCAGCGCAGCCATATCAGCAAGCTGATCTGGAATATCGCCGAGACCATCGAGCATCTGTCCGCGGCCTGGGAGCTGCAACCGGGCGACCTGATCATGACCGGCACGCCCGAGGGCGTGGCAGCCGTGGTCAAGGGCGATATGCTTGAAGGTACGGTGACCGGCTTGGCCCCGATCAAGGTACAGATCGCCTAA
- a CDS encoding NUDIX hydrolase produces MIFRSPIKFCRNCGTAVTYRVPDDGDTRERAVCPACNTIHYENPLNVVGTLPVLHDGRVLLCKRNIQPRLGKWTLPAGFMELAETTAAGARRETDEEAGADIEMGRLFSVINVPQVGQVHFFYLAQLKSEHFYPGPETMEARLFTEAEIPWDEIAFRTVKLTLEHFFADRRAAQLDEPKVHCLDLL; encoded by the coding sequence ATGATTTTCCGCAGCCCCATCAAGTTCTGCCGCAACTGCGGCACCGCAGTCACCTACCGCGTTCCTGACGATGGGGACACGCGTGAGCGCGCCGTCTGCCCGGCCTGCAACACCATTCACTACGAGAACCCCCTCAATGTGGTGGGCACCCTGCCCGTGCTCCATGACGGTCGCGTGCTGCTGTGCAAGCGCAACATCCAGCCCCGGCTTGGCAAATGGACCTTGCCCGCAGGCTTCATGGAACTGGCCGAAACCACGGCAGCAGGCGCCCGGCGAGAAACCGATGAAGAAGCCGGCGCCGATATCGAGATGGGCCGCCTGTTCTCGGTGATCAATGTCCCCCAGGTAGGACAGGTTCATTTCTTTTACCTGGCACAGCTCAAGAGCGAGCATTTCTATCCCGGCCCAGAGACCATGGAAGCGCGCCTGTTCACCGAAGCCGAAATTCCCTGGGATGAAATAGCGTTTCGCACCGTCAAGCTGACGCTCGAACATTTCTTTGCCGACCGCCGCGCCGCCCAACTGGACGAGCCCAAGGTTCATTGCCTAGATCTGCTCTGA
- a CDS encoding putative bifunctional diguanylate cyclase/phosphodiesterase, translating to MQVPLSQTFKSRQFLQRIWPLVLLVLVLTLTASSSLYLLSAVRGMTNGESLWSKAQKDAIYYLSRYADDGKPVDLQRYQQALRVPHGDAMAREALYATPPQLELARLGIEQGQNHPDDVNALIWLLRTFRHVHWVQDPVAHWRQGDAYLQQLDKLAQEITTAYQNSQVQPYLISTWKREIDQINEGATAATKAFSDSLGHSSREIVALLLVLNCGLALLLIALWTWHTMRLVQQRQLMQAGLQSEIERAETTLAALGDAVITTDADGLVNYVNPVAVGLLGSVKHSHLGKPIKQVLQFYSMDSSFTSEGLLSQLLSDQVSVRNEQTHWVRRADHSIVPVKVMGSSIVREEQTTGAVLVLRDVSREQHYMDQLSWNARHDVLTGLENRGEFERRLQKLLHQGLHHVKPCALLYIDLDQFKLVNETSAHSAGDEMLCEVSRMLQANLRESDCLARMGGDEFGVLLENCPPANVAVIAEKLRVAAQQLQLNWGEKILRTGFSIGVVHIPGDATNASDLLRMADMACYQAKERGRNKVFVYTAEDGVYSRYVSEMEWASRIRTALDEDRFCLYAQSIAPLQKGGRDGRHFEVLLRLRDENGQILSPGAFIPAAERYGLMPTLDRWVIGRTLQTLSQHVRSNTLIDTCAINLSGPSLDDDALLEFVKGQMQQYGISPQILCFEITETSAIGNLSNATRLIQALRSMGCRFALDDFGVGMSSLTYLKQLPVDYLKIDGGFVRDMLQDKSNHAMVEMINRISHILGKKTIAEFVESREIAKALKQMGVDYAQGYAIAHPRAMTAEFFAPTQENQLPQWCDALVLGGTN from the coding sequence ATGCAGGTACCTTTGAGTCAAACCTTCAAATCAAGGCAATTTCTGCAACGGATCTGGCCTTTGGTGCTGCTGGTCCTGGTGTTGACGCTCACCGCGAGCTCCAGCCTCTACCTGCTGTCGGCCGTACGGGGAATGACCAACGGAGAAAGCCTCTGGTCCAAGGCGCAAAAAGACGCCATCTACTATCTTTCGCGCTATGCCGATGATGGCAAGCCAGTTGACCTGCAGCGTTATCAGCAAGCGCTTCGCGTCCCTCATGGCGATGCCATGGCACGGGAAGCTCTGTACGCCACACCGCCACAGCTCGAGCTCGCCCGGCTCGGCATAGAGCAAGGCCAGAACCACCCCGACGATGTCAATGCACTGATCTGGCTGCTGCGCACCTTTCGCCATGTGCACTGGGTGCAGGACCCTGTCGCTCACTGGCGCCAGGGCGACGCCTATCTGCAGCAGCTCGACAAGCTGGCCCAGGAAATCACCACGGCCTACCAAAATAGCCAGGTCCAGCCCTATCTGATCAGCACCTGGAAGCGCGAAATCGACCAGATCAATGAAGGCGCCACGGCTGCCACCAAAGCCTTCAGCGACTCGCTAGGCCATAGCTCGCGCGAGATTGTGGCTCTGCTGCTGGTACTCAATTGCGGTCTGGCGCTCTTGCTGATCGCTCTATGGACCTGGCATACCATGCGACTGGTCCAGCAACGTCAGCTGATGCAGGCAGGTCTGCAAAGCGAAATAGAGCGCGCCGAAACCACGCTGGCCGCGCTGGGGGATGCAGTCATTACCACCGATGCCGACGGCCTCGTGAACTACGTCAACCCTGTCGCCGTTGGCCTGCTCGGCAGCGTCAAGCACAGCCATCTGGGCAAGCCCATCAAGCAGGTGCTGCAGTTCTACTCCATGGACTCTTCATTCACCAGCGAAGGGCTGCTCAGTCAGTTGCTGTCCGACCAAGTGTCTGTGCGTAACGAGCAAACTCACTGGGTACGCCGCGCGGACCACAGCATCGTGCCGGTCAAGGTCATGGGCAGCTCCATCGTGCGTGAAGAACAAACCACTGGCGCGGTTCTCGTGTTGCGCGATGTCTCTCGCGAACAGCATTACATGGATCAGCTGTCCTGGAATGCCCGCCACGATGTACTGACCGGCCTGGAAAATCGGGGCGAGTTCGAGCGACGCCTGCAAAAGCTGCTGCACCAGGGGCTGCACCATGTCAAACCCTGCGCGTTGCTCTATATCGACCTCGATCAGTTCAAACTTGTCAACGAAACCAGCGCTCATTCCGCTGGCGATGAGATGCTGTGCGAAGTATCACGCATGCTGCAAGCCAATCTGCGCGAGAGTGACTGCCTGGCACGCATGGGCGGTGACGAGTTCGGCGTGTTGCTGGAGAACTGCCCTCCGGCCAATGTCGCGGTCATTGCCGAAAAGCTGCGCGTAGCCGCTCAGCAGTTGCAGCTGAATTGGGGCGAGAAAATACTGCGCACCGGCTTTTCCATCGGCGTGGTCCACATCCCGGGAGATGCGACCAATGCCTCCGACCTGCTGCGCATGGCTGATATGGCCTGCTATCAGGCCAAGGAGCGCGGACGCAACAAGGTCTTTGTCTACACCGCCGAAGACGGTGTCTACAGCCGCTATGTCAGCGAAATGGAATGGGCCAGCCGCATCCGCACGGCCCTGGATGAAGACAGGTTCTGTCTCTACGCCCAGAGCATTGCCCCCTTGCAAAAAGGAGGCCGTGACGGCAGGCACTTCGAAGTGTTGCTGCGCCTGCGCGATGAAAACGGGCAGATTCTGTCGCCAGGGGCCTTTATCCCCGCAGCGGAACGCTACGGCCTGATGCCAACACTAGACCGCTGGGTCATAGGCAGAACACTGCAAACACTGTCTCAGCATGTTCGCAGCAACACATTGATCGACACCTGCGCCATCAATCTCTCTGGGCCCAGCCTTGACGACGATGCTTTGCTGGAATTTGTGAAGGGGCAGATGCAGCAATACGGCATCTCGCCACAGATACTGTGCTTTGAGATCACAGAAACCAGTGCCATTGGCAACCTCAGCAACGCCACCCGCTTGATCCAGGCGCTCAGGTCCATGGGATGCCGCTTTGCACTGGATGATTTTGGCGTGGGCATGTCCTCTCTGACTTATCTGAAGCAGTTGCCCGTTGATTACCTGAAGATCGACGGCGGCTTTGTGCGCGACATGTTGCAGGACAAGAGCAACCACGCCATGGTGGAGATGATCAACCGCATCAGCCATATCCTCGGCAAGAAAACCATTGCCGAATTCGTGGAAAGCCGTGAAATTGCCAAGGCACTCAAGCAGATGGGCGTGGACTACGCTCAGGGCTATGCCATTGCCCATCCCCGCGCCATGACCGCCGAATTCTTTGCCCCCACCCAAGAAAATCAGTTGCCACAGTGGTGCGATGCCTTGGTGTTGGGCGGGACGAATTGA
- a CDS encoding YgiQ family radical SAM protein codes for MNAPVDVSFFHRDAKPLTSYKPYWAKRFGPAPFLPMSRAEMEQLGWDSCDIILVTGDAYVDHPSFGMAVIGRVLEAQGFRVGIIAQPDWTSAEAFKALGKPNLFWGVTAGNMDSMINRYTADRKIRSDDAYTPGDVAGKRPDRAAIVYCQRCREAYKDVPIVLGGIEGSLRRIAHYDYWSDKVRRSIVVDSKCDILLYGNAERALVEVAHRIAAREPVEQITDVRGTSFFRRASEEGWFEVDSTTVDEPGEVEPHINPYMTTSEQAEAQGQSCSKEDAAKSGNDSADDAKSVASVQPIAAQPIQFVPNLSLRSKSKLPPRERTVLRLPSYEEVKSDPILYAHANRVLHLETNPGNARALVQAHGEGTTARDVWMNPPPIPLTTAEMDWVFGLPYARSPHPAYADENGSHEGATKIPAWEMIRTSVNIMRGCFGGCTFCSITEHEGRIIQSRSEDSIIQELEEIRDKVKGFTGTISDLGGPTANMYRLGCKSPQIEAACRKPSCVFPGICQNLHTDHGPLIKIYRRARKLPGIKKILIGSGLRYDLAVKSPEYVKELVQHHVGGYLKIAPEHTEQGPLTKMMKPGIGSYDKFKQLFEKFSEEAGKKQFLIPYFIAAHPGTSDEDMMNLAIWLKKNGFRADQVQTFYPSPMATATAMYHSGRNTLTKVRRQMRDEAEERVDIVRGEKRRRLHKAFLRYHDPNNWPLLREALKAMGRADLIGNGKQHLIPTFQPLVDGSYQSARKKNSTSSKSGGGIGYTTNKDGKAVAVRRRSEETNMEPKGDVRFRKAQPQPGKLLTQHTGLPPRAGVKARPAPKSSKAGIAASGRKPR; via the coding sequence ATGAACGCCCCGGTTGATGTTTCCTTTTTCCATCGCGATGCCAAGCCGCTGACCAGCTACAAGCCGTACTGGGCCAAGCGCTTCGGCCCGGCGCCGTTCCTGCCCATGAGTCGCGCGGAGATGGAGCAGCTCGGCTGGGACAGCTGCGACATCATTCTGGTCACGGGCGACGCCTATGTGGATCACCCCAGCTTCGGCATGGCCGTCATCGGTCGCGTGCTGGAGGCGCAAGGCTTTCGCGTGGGCATCATCGCCCAGCCCGACTGGACCAGCGCCGAGGCCTTCAAGGCCCTGGGCAAGCCCAATCTGTTCTGGGGCGTGACGGCCGGTAATATGGACTCGATGATCAACCGGTACACGGCTGATCGCAAGATTCGCAGTGACGACGCCTATACCCCTGGCGATGTGGCCGGCAAGCGCCCCGATCGCGCGGCCATCGTCTACTGCCAGCGCTGCCGCGAAGCCTACAAGGACGTGCCCATCGTGCTGGGCGGCATCGAGGGCTCGCTGCGTCGCATTGCCCACTATGACTACTGGAGCGACAAGGTGCGCCGCTCCATCGTGGTGGACAGCAAGTGCGACATCCTACTCTACGGCAATGCCGAGCGCGCCCTGGTCGAGGTGGCGCACCGCATCGCAGCGCGCGAGCCGGTGGAGCAGATCACCGATGTGCGCGGCACCTCGTTTTTCCGTCGTGCTTCGGAAGAGGGCTGGTTTGAGGTCGATTCCACCACGGTGGACGAGCCCGGCGAAGTCGAGCCCCATATCAACCCCTATATGACGACCAGCGAGCAGGCCGAGGCCCAGGGCCAGAGCTGTTCCAAGGAAGATGCTGCGAAATCCGGCAACGACAGCGCTGATGACGCCAAGTCCGTGGCGTCGGTGCAGCCGATTGCGGCCCAGCCCATACAGTTCGTGCCCAATCTTTCGCTGCGCAGCAAGTCCAAGCTGCCCCCGCGCGAGCGCACCGTACTGCGTCTGCCCAGCTACGAAGAGGTCAAGAGCGATCCCATTCTCTACGCCCACGCCAACCGCGTTCTGCATCTGGAGACCAACCCCGGCAATGCCCGTGCGCTGGTCCAGGCCCATGGCGAGGGCACCACGGCGCGCGATGTGTGGATGAATCCGCCGCCCATTCCTCTGACGACGGCCGAGATGGACTGGGTTTTCGGCCTGCCGTATGCACGCAGCCCGCACCCGGCCTATGCCGATGAGAACGGCAGCCATGAGGGCGCGACCAAGATCCCGGCCTGGGAGATGATCCGCACCTCGGTGAACATCATGCGCGGCTGTTTTGGCGGCTGCACCTTTTGCTCCATCACCGAGCACGAGGGCCGCATCATCCAGAGCCGCTCCGAAGACTCCATCATTCAGGAGCTCGAAGAGATCCGCGACAAGGTCAAGGGCTTTACGGGCACCATTTCCGACCTGGGCGGGCCCACGGCCAATATGTACCGACTGGGTTGCAAGAGCCCGCAGATCGAAGCCGCCTGCCGCAAGCCCAGCTGCGTGTTCCCCGGCATCTGCCAGAACCTGCACACTGACCACGGTCCGCTGATCAAGATCTACCGCCGTGCGCGCAAGCTGCCCGGCATCAAGAAGATCCTGATCGGCTCCGGTCTGCGCTACGACCTGGCCGTCAAGTCGCCCGAGTACGTCAAGGAACTGGTCCAGCATCATGTGGGCGGCTATCTGAAGATCGCGCCCGAACATACCGAGCAAGGCCCGCTGACCAAGATGATGAAGCCGGGCATAGGCAGCTATGACAAGTTCAAGCAGCTGTTCGAGAAGTTCAGCGAAGAGGCCGGCAAGAAGCAGTTCCTGATTCCCTACTTCATCGCGGCCCACCCGGGCACCAGCGACGAAGACATGATGAATTTGGCCATCTGGCTCAAGAAGAACGGCTTCCGCGCCGACCAGGTGCAGACCTTCTATCCCAGCCCCATGGCCACGGCCACGGCCATGTACCACAGCGGCCGCAACACGCTGACCAAGGTGCGCCGCCAGATGCGTGACGAGGCCGAGGAACGCGTGGACATCGTGCGCGGCGAAAAGCGTCGCCGCCTGCACAAGGCTTTTCTGCGCTACCACGACCCCAACAACTGGCCGCTGTTGCGCGAGGCGCTCAAGGCCATGGGCCGCGCCGACCTGATCGGCAATGGCAAGCAGCATCTGATTCCGACCTTCCAGCCTCTGGTGGACGGCAGTTATCAGAGTGCGCGCAAGAAGAACAGCACCTCGTCCAAGAGCGGTGGCGGCATCGGCTACACCACCAACAAGGATGGCAAGGCCGTGGCAGTGCGTCGCCGTTCGGAAGAAACAAATATGGAGCCCAAGGGCGATGTGCGTTTCCGCAAGGCCCAACCCCAGCCCGGCAAGCTGCTGACTCAGCACACAGGTCTGCCGCCGCGTGCGGGTGTTAAAGCCAGGCCGGCGCCCAAGTCATCCAAAGCTGGCATTGCGGCATCGGGACGCAAGCCACGCTAA
- a CDS encoding PepSY domain-containing protein — MASVLMRPIAGSAALVLSAALSLGAGVAQAKTASQWLAVTAGVQIGIHQAMEKAQMLLPGKVIEIELEEGKKGAAPYYEVTLISVGNEMVTLRVSAVTGDAAIDEKKGRAESKHFRRLADTRITLAQAVDAAVAARPGKPLEAKLDSDWGRTHYKIKLLQADRVVMKVKVDSATGAVIDSKKD, encoded by the coding sequence ATGGCTAGCGTTTTGATGCGGCCTATCGCAGGCTCTGCTGCCCTGGTGTTGTCAGCGGCGCTGAGCCTTGGGGCAGGAGTGGCTCAGGCAAAAACGGCATCGCAATGGTTGGCTGTTACCGCTGGTGTGCAGATCGGTATCCATCAGGCGATGGAAAAGGCTCAGATGTTGCTGCCGGGCAAGGTGATAGAGATTGAGCTGGAAGAGGGCAAGAAGGGCGCTGCCCCTTACTATGAGGTGACGCTGATCAGCGTTGGCAACGAGATGGTCACGCTTAGGGTGAGTGCCGTGACAGGCGATGCAGCGATTGACGAGAAAAAAGGCAGGGCAGAAAGCAAGCATTTCAGGCGTCTGGCCGATACCCGAATCACGTTGGCCCAGGCGGTTGATGCGGCAGTGGCGGCCCGGCCTGGTAAGCCGCTTGAGGCCAAGCTGGACTCGGACTGGGGCAGGACGCACTACAAGATCAAGCTGCTGCAGGCCGACCGAGTCGTGATGAAAGTCAAGGTGGACTCCGCCACTGGTGCGGTCATAGACTCGAAAAAAGATTGA
- a CDS encoding IMPACT family protein yields MPQTLHAPAHSELIIKKSRFIGCVQPMSDRASAQAVVDALWREHPGAAHVCWALLAGGQSAAVDDGEPSGTAGRPMLDVLRHQDLEGVLATVVRYFGGVKLGAGGLVRAYTDSVAQALLHAEKVAIQRMQTLHCTAPYALEGVVRRMSEAAGVQLLEVEHASLVTFKLQLPEAAATSFIHDLNESGQGRIGWLKPD; encoded by the coding sequence ATGCCCCAGACTCTACACGCCCCTGCTCATAGTGAACTGATCATCAAGAAAAGCCGCTTCATCGGCTGCGTGCAACCCATGAGCGACCGCGCCAGCGCTCAGGCGGTGGTCGATGCGCTCTGGCGCGAACACCCAGGCGCTGCCCATGTCTGTTGGGCCTTGCTGGCAGGCGGCCAGTCAGCCGCAGTGGATGATGGAGAGCCCAGCGGCACCGCAGGCCGCCCCATGCTTGACGTGCTGCGTCATCAGGACCTCGAAGGCGTGCTGGCGACGGTCGTGCGTTATTTTGGAGGTGTCAAACTTGGCGCCGGTGGACTGGTGCGCGCTTATACCGACTCCGTGGCGCAAGCACTGCTGCACGCTGAAAAAGTCGCCATTCAGCGCATGCAAACCTTGCACTGCACGGCCCCCTACGCACTGGAAGGTGTAGTCAGACGCATGAGCGAAGCCGCAGGCGTGCAGTTGCTAGAGGTTGAACATGCAAGCCTGGTCACTTTCAAGCTTCAATTGCCTGAAGCTGCCGCAACGTCATTCATCCACGACCTCAACGAAAGCGGCCAGGGACGCATTGGCTGGCTCAAGCCGGACTGA
- a CDS encoding YoaK family protein, with protein MRRLRHLTNRHRATSTNFVLGLLLAFNAGAVNAGGFLVLHMYTSHMSGFASQLADGLVMSSGRLLLNALGAILAFTAGAALCAILVNWARQKGLYSVYALPLMLEALMMFPFGLMGAVTLNWNTPFAVPLTVLLLSFMMGLQNAVGSKTSGGSIRTTHMTGNFTDLGMELGKLFFWRSQAHLQKPQSRHVLHNWARMRTSAGLIAMFVLGGIAGALGFKLLGFVCVVPLAALLLALSVPPFVRDATKVNMTLSQFYKKTN; from the coding sequence ATGCGCAGACTTCGTCACCTTACCAATCGCCATCGCGCGACCTCCACCAATTTCGTGCTGGGTTTGCTGCTTGCCTTCAATGCAGGAGCAGTCAATGCGGGCGGCTTTCTCGTACTGCACATGTATACCTCTCACATGTCCGGTTTTGCATCGCAATTGGCTGACGGCTTGGTCATGAGCAGCGGCAGGCTGCTACTCAATGCACTTGGAGCCATTCTGGCGTTCACAGCCGGCGCCGCCTTGTGCGCAATACTGGTGAACTGGGCTCGCCAGAAGGGCCTGTACAGCGTCTATGCCTTACCCCTCATGCTGGAGGCCTTGATGATGTTTCCCTTTGGCCTGATGGGTGCCGTCACACTGAACTGGAATACTCCGTTCGCGGTCCCGCTGACCGTATTGCTGCTGTCGTTCATGATGGGTTTACAAAATGCGGTGGGCTCAAAAACGTCTGGCGGCAGCATCAGAACAACCCATATGACGGGTAATTTCACTGATCTGGGAATGGAACTGGGGAAGTTGTTTTTCTGGCGAAGCCAGGCCCATCTGCAAAAGCCCCAATCCAGACATGTTCTGCATAACTGGGCCCGTATGCGCACATCAGCGGGCTTGATTGCCATGTTCGTTCTGGGAGGCATCGCTGGCGCCCTGGGTTTCAAGCTACTCGGCTTTGTATGCGTTGTACCGCTGGCAGCCTTGCTGCTTGCACTCTCGGTGCCTCCGTTTGTGCGAGATGCAACAAAGGTCAATATGACGCTGAGTCAGTTCTACAAGAAGACAAACTGA
- a CDS encoding GGDEF domain-containing protein yields MFANNDFILVITPSLAMLVLALLLLIAWLVQRSQRFLLWQSGAYSLAALPLGLQSLLPLEELNRYALFIGSFYLLGAWCLAKSWAERWRVSAQPHTALLIAAITLTALYYFSHIEQSAWARVSSFSFGSGLVLALPILEVRAKKVPSDWLDKSLLWLSITFTVYTFTRPILIWLLGYSDLRSLPSSPYWLLTLISILSFSLLFTVVMSAIAVRDTVHKLRDERDHDPLTRMLNRRSFQERAQKHLGDPKLYPMAVLACDIDHFKRINDTWGHERGDQVLQLVSSILQNNLRQHDLVARFGGEEFVILLTDITLRDAELLAQQIQCDLGSKNAVLPSGPKLTMSFGISPISASFQLEQALKEADHLLYQAKNAGRDRVHISGVMYPDIFIDSAQSEVIA; encoded by the coding sequence ATGTTCGCGAATAACGACTTCATCCTAGTTATTACGCCATCGCTGGCAATGCTGGTTCTTGCCCTACTGTTGCTCATTGCATGGCTGGTCCAGCGCTCCCAGCGCTTTCTGCTCTGGCAGTCTGGCGCATATTCACTGGCGGCCCTGCCGCTTGGGCTTCAAAGCCTGTTGCCTCTGGAGGAGCTCAATCGCTACGCCCTATTCATTGGCAGCTTCTATCTTCTAGGTGCCTGGTGCCTTGCCAAAAGTTGGGCCGAGAGGTGGCGGGTATCCGCTCAACCACATACCGCGCTGCTTATTGCTGCGATTACCTTGACCGCGCTGTATTACTTCAGCCACATCGAGCAAAGTGCCTGGGCGCGAGTGAGCTCCTTTAGTTTTGGATCTGGCCTTGTTCTGGCTTTACCGATCCTGGAGGTCCGGGCAAAGAAGGTCCCATCTGACTGGCTAGACAAATCATTGCTTTGGCTAAGCATCACCTTCACGGTCTACACCTTCACACGGCCCATTTTGATCTGGCTATTGGGTTACTCTGATCTCCGATCGCTTCCTAGCTCACCCTATTGGCTCTTGACGCTAATCAGCATACTCAGCTTCTCACTACTCTTTACCGTGGTGATGTCCGCCATCGCCGTCCGGGACACAGTTCACAAGCTGCGGGATGAACGCGACCACGACCCATTGACCAGAATGCTCAATCGCCGATCTTTTCAGGAGCGTGCCCAAAAGCATCTTGGGGACCCCAAACTCTATCCAATGGCAGTGCTGGCCTGCGATATAGATCACTTCAAGCGCATCAACGATACCTGGGGGCATGAGCGCGGCGACCAGGTTCTGCAACTGGTTTCCTCGATTCTGCAAAACAACTTGCGGCAACACGATCTGGTTGCACGGTTCGGCGGCGAAGAGTTTGTGATTCTGTTGACTGACATCACGCTGCGAGATGCAGAGCTCTTAGCACAGCAAATTCAGTGTGACCTGGGGTCCAAGAATGCAGTTCTTCCATCTGGCCCGAAATTGACCATGAGCTTTGGGATTTCGCCAATCAGCGCGTCGTTTCAGTTGGAGCAAGCCCTGAAAGAAGCCGATCATCTTCTTTACCAGGCAAAAAATGCGGGACGTGATCGGGTCCATATATCTGGGGTGATGTACCCAGATATCTTTATCGATAGCGCCCAATCCGAGGTTATTGCCTGA